The Chitinophaga lutea genome contains the following window.
ACACGAATTTCCTCGCCGTTATAATCGTATTGCAGCGGGGCCTGTTTGGCCGTCCTGAGCATGGCTTCGCTCGGGAAGCGGAGGGTGGTGCTGCCGGTGCCCTGGATAAGGGATACTTTTTTGATGTCCATCCCTTTCGCGTCCAGCGTCAGGCTGTCGGTAGGATAGAAATTCGGTTGCAGGGTAATCCAGGCCTTGCCGTTGAGATAACGTTTGGCATAATCGAAACGCACATCCAGCTTGGTATGAACGAGGTTGTTGATTTTGGTGGGAGATGCCCGGTAGATTTTGAGGGCGGGATCGTCTTTCTGGTTGTCCACTGTTTGGGCTAACACCCTGGTACAGAGCCCGATAACGGCGAGCCCTGTCATCACGATGCTAATCGTTTTTTTGGCTTGATGATGCATGCATTTGATATTTTGAACAAAAATAGCCCCCCGGTGGGAGGGTGAGGGTCAAATTTAAACAAATGGCCCAAATACGACCGCAAGCGGTTAAAATTGTTATTTTTGTATGGACTGGACAGTAAAATATGATTAAAGCAACAGTGAACGGCGCCCGGCCGTTTGAGATCGCCCCGGCCGGAGACGGTTCCGGCGGCGTGGAATGCAACGGGAAGCACGTAGATTGGCATGCAACGGCCCTGCCTTCGGGCGGTTTCAGTATACTGATGGATGGGAAAAGCCTGGTGGCGGAGGTGGTAAAAACCGACCCGGACACCAAAACCGTGACCCTGCAGATCAACCAGGCCGTTTACGAGGTGGCGTTGCAGGAGCCGCTCGACCGGTTGCTGGCGTCGATGGGTATTTCCGAAACCTCGTCGCGCAAGCTGAACGACATCAAGGCGCCCATGCCCGGCATGGTGCTGAAAGTGCTCGTAACGCCCGGCCAGGCCATCAAAAAAGGCGACCCGGTGCTGATACTGGAAGCCATGAAAATGGAAAACGTATTCAAGGCCGCGGCAGATGCCGTGGTGAAAGAAATCAAAGTAGCCGAGCGCACCGCCGTAGAGAAAGGCGAGGTTTTAATAGTGCTGGAATAATATTTGTTACAAGTAACATTATGGATCGAATCAAACTGAAACTGTTATATCTGTGCTGCTGCCTGTTTTTTGCAACCGGCCTCGCAGCCCAGGACCCGTCGTATTTCGTATATATCCAGCACGAAAAGCAGCAGCCTTTCTATGTAAAGCTGAACGGCAAGCTGCTGAGTTCTTCCCCTAAAGGTTATGTTATTCTGCCCCGCCTGCATGCCGGGAAAGTGCCGGTGACCATCGGTTTTCCCAAAAACGAAGGGCCGGAGCAGCAATACGTGATACGGCTTACAGGGAAACGCGATTACGGTTTCCTGCTGAAAGGCACCGGGGAGAAGGATTACGCGCTGTACGACCTGCAGACTTTCGCTACCCTGAAAGCCGCCGGTGGTCCCGTTCCCGAAACCGAAGAAACCCAGGTTGTGACCGTTGCCCGCATTTCCAGCGACAGCGCCACGCCCGAGCAGAAAGAAATGATGGACAAGGTGCAGGCCGATGTGGAGGCCGTACTGACCAAAGCGCCCGATACCGCGCCTAAAAAGAAAGGCGGTTTTGCCGAAGCTCTTGACAAAGTGGTGGTAGACGACCGGCCGGACGATATGCCGCTCGAAGCGCCCAAACCCAAAGCCA
Protein-coding sequences here:
- a CDS encoding biotin/lipoyl-containing protein produces the protein MIKATVNGARPFEIAPAGDGSGGVECNGKHVDWHATALPSGGFSILMDGKSLVAEVVKTDPDTKTVTLQINQAVYEVALQEPLDRLLASMGISETSSRKLNDIKAPMPGMVLKVLVTPGQAIKKGDPVLILEAMKMENVFKAAADAVVKEIKVAERTAVEKGEVLIVLE